From a single Pseudalkalibacillus hwajinpoensis genomic region:
- a CDS encoding pyridoxamine 5'-phosphate oxidase family protein, whose translation MSRLAKKDKVTELTDELEAFFAGERLVMLSTIDYESDTPNVSAISWVKSFDKKNIRFSVTSNSRTVQNVMRHPGVVLTIIGLETVYSIQGKATIIEEAMKGVSLKLAKINVEIEQVMETMFWGAKITSEPRYEKTYNKKKAEELDAEVYQALMK comes from the coding sequence ATGAGTCGTTTGGCTAAAAAGGATAAGGTGACAGAATTAACGGATGAACTTGAAGCGTTTTTTGCAGGAGAGAGGTTAGTGATGCTTTCTACGATTGATTATGAAAGTGACACCCCGAATGTATCTGCAATATCATGGGTGAAAAGTTTCGATAAGAAAAATATTCGTTTTTCAGTGACTTCGAATTCACGAACTGTTCAAAATGTGATGCGTCATCCTGGAGTGGTGTTAACGATCATAGGACTTGAAACAGTTTACTCCATACAAGGGAAGGCAACAATCATAGAAGAAGCGATGAAAGGCGTTTCGCTCAAACTTGCGAAAATCAATGTAGAGATAGAACAGGTAATGGAAACGATGTTCTGGGGAGCAAAGATCACCTCCGAGCCTCGATATGAGAAGACCTATAATAAGAAAAAAGCGGAAGAGCTTGATGCCGAAGTCTATCAGGCATTAATGAAGTAG
- a CDS encoding aspartyl-phosphate phosphatase Spo0E family protein: protein MYDAIEKKRKEMFDIAGRYGFASERTIRCSQELDRLLNALIQSNHSKERVL, encoded by the coding sequence ATGTATGATGCAATAGAAAAAAAACGAAAAGAAATGTTTGATATTGCTGGACGTTATGGGTTTGCATCAGAGAGAACCATTCGCTGTAGTCAAGAGCTGGATCGATTATTAAATGCCTTAATACAATCTAATCATTCTAAGGAACGAGTTTTGTGA
- a CDS encoding spore coat protein CotJB, producing MAQKQLPKAYYALLEELQVVDFVLVELTLYLDTHPDDYEAIKQFNEYAKMKKQLKKRYEKEYGPLQQYGNSYSNYPWNWDDAPWPWQV from the coding sequence ATGGCGCAAAAACAGCTTCCAAAAGCCTACTATGCTCTTCTAGAAGAACTGCAGGTCGTTGATTTTGTCCTTGTTGAATTGACTCTCTATCTTGATACTCACCCTGATGATTATGAAGCAATTAAGCAATTTAACGAGTACGCGAAGATGAAAAAACAATTAAAAAAGCGCTACGAGAAAGAGTATGGCCCACTGCAGCAGTATGGAAATAGTTATTCCAATTACCCATGGAACTGGGACGATGCCCCGTGGCCGTGGCAAGTTTAG
- a CDS encoding spore coat associated protein CotJA → MFTNRKYYEPYVSPFDPCPPIRVKSYSTPPNLYLGFQPPGLEQFSAQEALYKGTLWKALYDPYQSKREE, encoded by the coding sequence ATGTTTACCAACAGGAAGTATTACGAGCCGTATGTCAGTCCCTTTGACCCATGTCCGCCGATCAGAGTGAAGTCCTATTCCACACCACCTAACCTTTACTTGGGTTTTCAGCCTCCTGGACTTGAACAATTTTCCGCACAAGAAGCTCTGTATAAGGGAACCCTCTGGAAAGCACTTTATGATCCATATCAATCCAAACGGGAGGAGTAA
- a CDS encoding TVP38/TMEM64 family protein, which produces MEWEIIKDFLNEETIREWLSQYRALGPLPGILLPMLEAVIPILPLFLFVAGNAAAYGFWFGSLLSWFGASLGALLVFVVVRKLARQRFMRIVTKHAKIEKTLRWIERHGFGMVFLLLCFPFTPSSLINVVAGLSNISIRSFVLAVLLGKMVMISIVSFIGHDVFSLIHRPLEMVLILLAIVLLWGAGKYIELKLNQRTRKQQTEDQAR; this is translated from the coding sequence ATGGAATGGGAAATTATCAAAGATTTTCTGAATGAAGAAACGATAAGAGAATGGCTTAGCCAGTATCGAGCGCTTGGCCCTTTGCCAGGAATTCTGCTACCAATGCTTGAAGCAGTAATTCCCATTCTGCCGTTATTTCTATTTGTGGCTGGCAATGCAGCTGCATATGGATTCTGGTTTGGCTCCTTATTGTCATGGTTCGGGGCTTCTCTTGGCGCATTGCTTGTTTTCGTGGTGGTCAGAAAGCTTGCGAGGCAGCGATTCATGCGTATCGTAACAAAACATGCCAAAATCGAAAAAACGCTGCGATGGATTGAACGACATGGGTTTGGAATGGTCTTTCTTCTTCTCTGTTTTCCTTTCACACCTTCTTCGTTAATTAATGTTGTCGCAGGGTTGTCGAATATAAGCATAAGAAGTTTCGTTCTTGCTGTTCTCCTCGGAAAAATGGTCATGATTTCAATAGTATCATTTATTGGACATGATGTTTTTTCTTTAATCCATCGACCCCTTGAAATGGTGCTCATTCTACTTGCGATCGTTCTTCTGTGGGGGGCAGGGAAGTACATTGAATTAAAACTGAACCAGCGTACCAGGAAGCAGCAAACGGAGGACCAGGCTAGATAA
- a CDS encoding PAS domain S-box protein produces MKERSDNDNTVRVFKNMQWEGKMVNYSDSILIEKNQLTKLHRDFEKFQSLFTHFPDIMYSLNLSGFITDVNEYGKKYFLTEHISNIINQHYTAFIITSEQDRVSKSFRLTIEGHVTQLQTTFVNRSGEQFEVELINIPFFIEDEVKGIYSLVRDLSKEHGTVLALRESEGKYRLIAEHTSELITLVNVERDVVTYASPSHRTILGHFPSYYTGSSIQKDVHPEDQRAAHLLYNRTDNSYPAVVEYRRKHANCTWITLEDRAKLIPYGINGERMIVVVSRDITEKKHAEKELQQTIKQLKDLKYALDESALVSVTDMEGIITSVNEKFCEITGYEKNDLIGEDHIILNSGYHPPSFFDEMWSVIRSGSVWKGEINNFTKQGDTFWVDTTVVPFLDDKGVPYQYVYIRNDITDRKRAEELLRTSDKLSVIGELAAGVAHEIRNPLTSLKGFTQILKSRHTCDSDQEFIKIMLAELDRINMIVNEFMVLARPQAVNFEQTNIHYLITNVLTLIETQAILNNVQIYTRVIDNLPEISCSENQIKQVLINVIKNAIEAMPEGGEVVLSVYIRHGELMIEIRDNGSGIPEHELAHLGEPFYTTKEKGNGLGLMICRRIVQNHKGEFLIDSREEEGTVVTIRLPIE; encoded by the coding sequence ATGAAAGAGAGAAGTGATAATGATAATACGGTCAGAGTTTTCAAAAACATGCAGTGGGAGGGGAAAATGGTAAATTACTCAGATAGCATTCTTATTGAAAAAAACCAACTAACTAAATTACACAGAGATTTTGAGAAATTCCAATCGCTGTTTACCCATTTTCCTGACATCATGTATTCTCTCAATCTTTCTGGATTTATCACGGATGTAAACGAATACGGTAAAAAGTATTTCCTTACTGAGCATATATCGAACATAATAAATCAACATTATACAGCATTTATTATTACTTCAGAACAAGATCGAGTATCAAAATCATTTCGTCTTACGATAGAGGGTCATGTGACTCAACTTCAAACAACTTTCGTTAATCGTTCAGGTGAACAGTTTGAAGTTGAATTAATCAATATTCCATTCTTCATCGAGGATGAAGTAAAAGGTATTTATAGTCTTGTTAGGGATCTTTCAAAGGAACATGGAACAGTTCTTGCGTTACGCGAAAGTGAGGGAAAGTACCGCTTAATAGCAGAGCATACCTCGGAACTAATCACCCTCGTTAATGTTGAGAGAGATGTTGTAACGTATGCTTCGCCTTCACATAGAACTATATTGGGTCATTTCCCTTCATATTACACTGGAAGCTCGATACAAAAAGATGTTCATCCAGAGGATCAACGTGCAGCTCACTTATTGTATAACAGGACAGATAATTCTTATCCGGCAGTAGTTGAGTATAGACGAAAACACGCCAATTGTACTTGGATTACGCTTGAAGATCGGGCAAAGCTCATTCCATATGGGATTAATGGAGAGCGGATGATCGTTGTTGTTTCAAGAGATATTACAGAAAAGAAACATGCTGAGAAAGAATTACAGCAGACCATTAAACAGCTTAAAGATTTAAAATATGCACTTGATGAAAGTGCCCTTGTGTCTGTAACGGATATGGAGGGTATTATCACTTCTGTGAATGAGAAATTTTGTGAAATTACAGGGTATGAAAAAAATGATTTAATTGGAGAGGACCATATTATTCTTAATTCAGGATACCACCCACCATCTTTTTTTGATGAAATGTGGAGTGTCATTCGTTCTGGATCGGTCTGGAAGGGTGAGATTAATAACTTTACAAAACAGGGCGATACGTTCTGGGTAGATACGACAGTCGTACCTTTTTTAGATGACAAAGGGGTGCCGTATCAGTATGTATATATCAGAAATGATATTACTGATCGAAAGCGTGCTGAAGAACTCTTGCGAACATCTGATAAGTTATCAGTGATTGGGGAACTTGCTGCAGGAGTAGCTCATGAAATTAGAAATCCATTAACTTCTCTAAAAGGGTTTACTCAGATCTTGAAATCAAGGCATACGTGTGATAGTGATCAGGAATTTATTAAAATCATGTTGGCGGAATTGGATCGAATCAATATGATTGTCAATGAGTTTATGGTTCTGGCAAGACCTCAGGCAGTGAATTTCGAACAAACGAACATTCACTATTTAATAACGAACGTGCTAACCTTGATCGAAACACAGGCCATTTTAAATAATGTTCAAATTTATACGAGAGTGATAGATAATCTACCTGAAATTTCATGTAGTGAAAATCAAATAAAACAGGTGTTAATTAATGTGATCAAGAATGCAATTGAAGCGATGCCTGAAGGTGGGGAAGTGGTCCTCTCAGTCTACATACGTCATGGAGAGTTGATGATCGAAATTCGTGATAATGGATCGGGTATACCTGAACATGAACTTGCTCATCTAGGTGAGCCCTTTTATACAACCAAGGAAAAAGGAAATGGACTCGGATTAATGATTTGTCGCCGTATTGTTCAAAACCATAAGGGGGAATTTTTGATTGACAGTCGGGAAGAGGAAGGAACTGTCGTAACGATCAGGCTCCCGATCGAGTAA
- a CDS encoding DUF3891 family protein has product MIVYEHGNSVVMIKQHDHALLSGQFARELKMDYWPDLRYREEVLFAIKHHDRGWIDLDEVPFWNDRQQAPYSFLDFPLAPKLTFYRKGIEEVKKQTFYGSFLCSKHYQSFFNGANANQALAFYEEEQRRQQDLEKHFDISDPLLTFHYQLLQFCDDLSLFACFQEPGVAQEDEIKWYKDGFPQHFHFLHHNEKVVAHWHNEKSINLSHPLFPEGHTFEVQIKQVSNDLIKSKGIANAYQSTSYETRTFQFNS; this is encoded by the coding sequence ATGATTGTTTATGAGCATGGGAATTCTGTAGTGATGATTAAACAACATGATCATGCGCTGCTTTCTGGGCAGTTTGCGCGGGAGTTGAAGATGGATTATTGGCCTGATTTACGGTATCGTGAAGAGGTTCTTTTTGCGATTAAGCATCATGATCGCGGATGGATTGACCTTGATGAAGTGCCTTTTTGGAATGATCGCCAGCAGGCGCCTTATTCCTTTCTAGATTTCCCTCTAGCACCAAAATTGACGTTTTATAGAAAAGGCATTGAGGAAGTTAAGAAACAAACGTTTTATGGGTCATTTCTATGCAGCAAGCATTACCAGTCCTTTTTTAATGGGGCTAACGCAAATCAGGCATTAGCTTTCTATGAAGAGGAACAGCGACGTCAACAGGATCTAGAAAAGCATTTCGACATCTCAGATCCTCTTCTTACTTTCCACTATCAGCTTCTTCAATTCTGTGATGATCTCTCTTTATTTGCCTGTTTTCAGGAGCCAGGTGTTGCACAGGAAGACGAGATAAAATGGTATAAGGATGGATTTCCGCAGCATTTTCATTTTCTACACCATAATGAAAAGGTAGTAGCTCACTGGCATAATGAAAAATCCATCAACCTCTCCCATCCCCTATTTCCAGAAGGACACACCTTCGAGGTTCAAATCAAGCAGGTTTCGAACGACTTGATTAAATCCAAGGGGATCGCCAACGCCTATCAATCTACTTCTTATGAAACACGCACTTTCCAGTTCAACTCTTGA
- the ltrA gene encoding group II intron reverse transcriptase/maturase, with amino-acid sequence MLEKILHRNNLNEAYRRVVRNKGSHGVDHIPTSELKSQISESWNEIEAQLLDGTYQPSPVRRVEIPKPNGGKRKLGIPTAMDRFIQQAINLYLQRIYDPSFSNSSYGFRPGKRAHDAVRKAQEYVNDGYRWVVDIDLEKFFDRVHHDRLMRTLSCRVKDGRILRIIRRYLQAGVMENGLTQTNQAGTPQGSPISPLLSNIVLNELDKELESRGIRFVRYADDCQIYVGSRRAAERILRNISQFIKKKLKLKVNKEKSAIDRPWKRTFLGFSFTLHRDSKIRVAKQSIQRAKQELRRLTSRKWRLAMSDRIKKLNKFIVGWRNYFQLAETTSTFRELMAWLRRRLRMIRWKEWKTPKTRRKELLSLGVTKAKAFEWSNTRKGYWRIASSPILHRTFNDK; translated from the coding sequence ATGTTGGAAAAGATACTTCATCGGAACAATTTAAACGAAGCCTATCGACGAGTGGTCCGAAACAAAGGGAGTCACGGCGTTGATCACATTCCCACGTCTGAACTGAAATCCCAGATCTCGGAGTCCTGGAATGAGATTGAAGCCCAACTTCTGGATGGAACCTATCAACCGTCACCCGTCCGTCGTGTCGAAATCCCGAAACCGAACGGAGGCAAACGAAAGCTAGGCATTCCAACCGCCATGGATCGCTTCATCCAACAAGCTATCAACCTTTATCTTCAACGGATCTACGATCCGTCGTTTTCCAACTCAAGCTACGGGTTCCGACCAGGAAAACGAGCACACGATGCGGTCCGAAAAGCCCAAGAATATGTCAATGACGGATACCGGTGGGTGGTGGATATCGATCTGGAGAAATTCTTTGATCGCGTTCACCACGACCGACTAATGCGCACATTGAGTTGTCGGGTTAAGGACGGTCGCATCCTTCGAATCATTCGGAGATACCTACAAGCTGGGGTTATGGAGAACGGCCTAACACAGACGAACCAAGCAGGGACACCGCAAGGAAGTCCTATAAGTCCACTTCTATCAAATATCGTGTTAAATGAACTGGATAAGGAATTGGAGTCAAGAGGTATTCGTTTCGTTCGATACGCCGACGATTGTCAGATTTACGTAGGCTCAAGAAGAGCAGCCGAACGAATCCTTCGAAATATCAGCCAGTTTATCAAGAAGAAATTAAAACTAAAAGTTAATAAGGAAAAGAGTGCGATTGACCGCCCGTGGAAACGAACGTTCCTTGGGTTTAGTTTCACGCTCCACCGAGACTCGAAAATCAGGGTCGCGAAACAATCAATCCAACGAGCAAAACAGGAACTTCGACGCTTAACATCACGAAAGTGGAGATTAGCGATGTCCGATCGAATCAAGAAATTAAACAAATTCATTGTAGGGTGGCGAAACTATTTCCAGCTCGCTGAAACGACATCAACTTTTAGAGAATTAATGGCATGGTTGAGAAGGAGATTACGAATGATCCGGTGGAAGGAATGGAAAACACCTAAAACAAGAAGGAAAGAACTCCTTTCATTAGGTGTTACAAAAGCGAAAGCTTTTGAATGGAGCAACACAAGAAAAGGCTACTGGCGAATTGCCAGTAGCCCGATCCTCCACCGTACCTTCAATGACAAGTAG
- the cotJC gene encoding spore coat protein CotJC produces MWIYEKKLQYPVKVSTCNPMLAKFLIEQYGGADGELAAALRYLNQRYTIPDKVVGLLTDIGTEEFAHLEMIATMVYKLTKDATADQMKEAGLGAHYANHDSALFYHNAAGVPWTASYIAAKGDPIADLYEDIAAEEKARATYQWIIDLSDDPDLNDSLAFLREREVVHSQRFREAVEILKEERDKKRIF; encoded by the coding sequence GTGTGGATTTATGAGAAAAAGCTACAATATCCCGTTAAGGTAAGCACATGCAATCCCATGCTCGCCAAGTTTCTTATTGAGCAATACGGTGGCGCAGATGGCGAATTAGCTGCGGCGCTCCGCTATTTAAATCAGCGCTATACTATTCCTGATAAAGTAGTCGGCCTGCTAACTGATATTGGAACCGAAGAATTTGCTCACCTGGAAATGATCGCAACGATGGTATACAAACTTACAAAAGATGCCACCGCAGACCAGATGAAAGAAGCAGGCCTTGGGGCACACTACGCCAATCACGACAGCGCACTCTTCTACCACAACGCAGCAGGCGTCCCATGGACAGCAAGCTACATCGCAGCAAAAGGTGACCCAATCGCAGACCTTTACGAAGACATCGCAGCCGAAGAAAAAGCACGCGCCACCTACCAATGGATCATCGACCTATCAGACGATCCCGACCTAAACGACTCCCTTGCCTTCCTAAGAGAAAGAGAAGTAGTCCACTCCCAGCGCTTCAGAGAAGCAGTTGAAATACTAAAAGAAGAAAGAGATAAAAAAAGGATATTTTAA
- the addB gene encoding helicase-exonuclease AddAB subunit AddB → MTVQFVIGRSGSGKTDRCLMEIQNELTEQPLGQTMIYLVPEQMTFQSEYEFVNNRGLKGIIRAQVFSFTRLAWKVLQETGGMARPHLTSVGTSMMLRHIIEENKQKLRIYQRSSEKSGYVEQLNDMVTEFKRYCLEPDDIKSYADDLYTNDERSLLRDKLYDLHLVYEAFQKAMFGHYLDSEDYLALLAEKIPESSYLDGASIWIDGFHSFTPQELLVLRALMKKGVHLNFTITMDTEMIPSIIHELDLFHEPAKTYQTLSAMASEEGALIHPPLLHSSQKRYRNFELAHLEANYGERPPFLYNGNLEYIHMNHAVNIRSEVEAVAREALRLVRDEGFLFRDIAIMVRNMGTYYELVETIFGDHGIPIFSDQKRTMLHHPLIELIRSSLDIIQYHWRYEAVFRCVKTELLFPNDTGESAEEVRERMDELENYVIAKGIKGYRWKTGERWKATIYRQLEDKEAITSDELLKMEERLNETKEWVSAPLEKFERNMKKAKTVRDMCEALYYLLENSNAAEKVDRLKEAAEQSGQLSKAREHDQVWDAVVSLLDETVELIGNQKLSVEQFTKLLEAGIENMKFALVPASLDQVVIGSIDRTRFTNVRCGFLLGVNEGVIPAKIQEDGLLSEQDREKLEEQGIQLAPGLKRRLLDEEFLIYHSLATPSDYLWISCPLADEEGKGLQPSIIMNRLQEMFPELEKGLKFAEPGEDALEELSFITNSSKTIGRLTGQLRQWNRGYPIDPIWWDAYNWFVQNKDQEEGKLRLVDSLFYRNKAEQLSDSTSRQLYGSTIQASVSRMERYQSCAFSQFASHGLKLKERSAFKLEAPDIGQLFHAALNMMAETIKQRDWDWGKLSSNQYYELSGDIVKQLAPKLQNEILLSSNRYHYIMRKLTQVVGRASSVLGQQAKKSGFQPAGLELGFGPGQELPPIQFTLKNGCTLQLIGRIDRVDQAFNEDQLLLRVIDYKSSGTSLDLSEVYFGLALQMLTYLDVVITNANIWLGREAAAAGMLYFHVHNPMLQTSAPGQAAIQQELFKKFKMKGLLLADKDVVSLMDSEIGKKKSDIIPASLKKDGSFYKNSSVLSSDDFQALRSFTRKTIQTIGADISDGRIDIDPYKMKDRVPCTFCSYRSFCQFDQAMEDNAYRQIPVQDDETILRRMREEGEADGESNE, encoded by the coding sequence ATGACAGTTCAATTTGTCATTGGCAGGTCCGGAAGTGGTAAAACGGATCGATGCCTGATGGAAATTCAAAATGAACTCACCGAACAACCACTCGGTCAGACGATGATTTATCTAGTACCAGAACAAATGACGTTTCAATCTGAATATGAGTTCGTAAATAATCGTGGTTTAAAAGGAATAATTCGGGCGCAGGTTTTTAGTTTTACAAGACTTGCTTGGAAGGTTCTCCAGGAAACAGGAGGCATGGCAAGACCTCATCTAACCTCTGTTGGGACGAGTATGATGCTTCGTCACATCATTGAGGAAAATAAGCAGAAGCTTCGAATCTATCAGCGTTCGTCAGAGAAGAGCGGCTATGTTGAGCAATTAAATGACATGGTGACTGAATTTAAGCGCTATTGTCTTGAGCCAGATGATATTAAAAGCTATGCCGATGATTTGTACACTAATGATGAGCGGAGCTTGCTTAGAGATAAGCTTTATGATCTACATCTCGTTTATGAAGCCTTTCAAAAAGCGATGTTCGGTCACTACCTTGATTCAGAAGATTATTTAGCACTTCTGGCTGAGAAAATTCCTGAATCAAGCTATCTTGATGGGGCCTCTATCTGGATTGACGGTTTTCATAGTTTTACGCCACAGGAGTTACTCGTGCTTAGGGCTTTAATGAAAAAAGGAGTTCATCTCAACTTTACAATCACAATGGATACCGAGATGATCCCTTCTATCATCCATGAACTTGATTTGTTTCATGAGCCTGCTAAGACGTATCAAACACTCTCAGCCATGGCGAGTGAAGAGGGAGCTCTCATTCATCCACCTCTACTTCACTCTTCTCAAAAACGGTACAGAAATTTTGAACTTGCTCATTTAGAAGCGAACTACGGGGAAAGGCCACCTTTTCTTTACAATGGAAACCTTGAGTATATTCATATGAATCATGCTGTTAATATTCGCTCTGAAGTAGAAGCTGTTGCAAGGGAAGCGTTAAGGTTAGTAAGAGATGAGGGATTTCTTTTTCGTGATATCGCGATAATGGTTCGAAATATGGGCACTTATTATGAGCTTGTTGAAACGATATTTGGGGACCACGGCATTCCCATTTTCTCAGATCAGAAAAGAACGATGCTTCATCACCCTTTGATCGAACTCATCCGCTCAAGCCTTGATATTATTCAATACCACTGGCGTTATGAAGCTGTGTTTCGCTGCGTGAAAACAGAACTTCTTTTTCCAAATGATACTGGTGAGAGTGCGGAAGAAGTCAGAGAGCGTATGGACGAGCTTGAAAACTATGTGATTGCCAAAGGAATAAAAGGATATCGCTGGAAAACGGGAGAGCGATGGAAGGCAACCATCTATCGTCAGCTTGAGGATAAAGAGGCGATCACATCTGATGAGCTTCTGAAAATGGAAGAACGACTTAATGAGACAAAGGAATGGGTCTCTGCTCCACTTGAAAAGTTTGAGCGGAATATGAAGAAAGCCAAGACAGTACGTGATATGTGCGAAGCACTTTACTATCTTCTTGAGAATAGTAACGCTGCTGAAAAAGTGGATCGCTTGAAAGAAGCAGCTGAACAATCAGGACAGCTGTCAAAAGCAAGAGAGCATGATCAAGTGTGGGATGCAGTTGTGTCTCTACTAGACGAGACAGTTGAGTTAATTGGTAACCAAAAACTTTCGGTAGAGCAGTTTACGAAATTGCTTGAAGCCGGAATCGAAAACATGAAGTTTGCGCTTGTACCAGCATCGCTTGATCAAGTCGTCATTGGGAGCATCGATCGCACACGCTTTACAAATGTGAGATGTGGCTTCCTTCTCGGAGTCAATGAAGGCGTAATCCCCGCAAAAATTCAGGAAGACGGTCTCCTGAGTGAACAGGACCGTGAAAAGCTAGAAGAACAGGGGATTCAGCTTGCTCCTGGTTTGAAGCGACGTTTATTAGATGAAGAATTTCTTATCTATCACTCCCTGGCAACGCCATCCGATTATTTGTGGATAAGCTGCCCGCTTGCTGATGAAGAAGGGAAAGGGTTACAGCCATCCATCATCATGAATCGATTGCAGGAAATGTTTCCAGAGCTTGAAAAAGGCTTGAAGTTTGCTGAACCGGGTGAGGATGCATTGGAGGAACTTTCTTTTATTACGAATTCTTCCAAAACCATTGGTAGATTAACTGGACAGCTTCGCCAGTGGAATCGAGGCTATCCGATTGATCCCATCTGGTGGGATGCCTACAATTGGTTCGTTCAGAATAAGGATCAGGAAGAAGGAAAGTTGCGGTTAGTTGATAGCCTGTTCTACAGAAATAAAGCGGAGCAGCTGTCTGATTCAACGAGCAGGCAACTATATGGCTCTACGATTCAAGCGAGTGTATCGAGGATGGAAAGGTACCAGTCCTGTGCATTTTCTCAGTTTGCATCTCACGGGCTGAAGTTAAAGGAGCGATCAGCGTTCAAACTGGAGGCGCCAGATATTGGCCAGCTTTTCCATGCTGCTCTTAATATGATGGCTGAAACGATCAAACAGCGCGATTGGGACTGGGGCAAGCTATCATCCAATCAATATTATGAGCTCTCCGGTGATATCGTGAAGCAGCTTGCACCAAAGCTTCAGAATGAAATTCTCTTGAGCTCAAATCGCTATCACTACATCATGCGGAAATTAACGCAGGTTGTTGGGCGCGCATCTTCCGTACTCGGTCAGCAGGCGAAGAAGAGTGGTTTTCAGCCTGCTGGTCTTGAGCTCGGTTTTGGACCTGGTCAGGAGCTTCCGCCAATTCAATTCACGTTAAAAAATGGCTGCACGCTTCAGCTCATTGGGCGTATTGACCGGGTTGACCAGGCTTTCAATGAGGATCAGCTATTGCTACGAGTGATTGATTACAAATCAAGTGGTACGTCGCTTGACCTTTCAGAAGTGTACTTTGGTCTTGCGCTTCAGATGTTAACGTATCTTGATGTGGTGATAACGAATGCGAACATCTGGCTTGGTCGCGAGGCGGCGGCTGCTGGTATGCTGTATTTCCATGTTCATAACCCGATGCTTCAAACGTCAGCACCAGGACAGGCTGCGATTCAGCAGGAGTTGTTCAAAAAGTTTAAGATGAAAGGACTACTCCTTGCTGATAAAGATGTTGTGAGCTTGATGGATAGCGAGATTGGAAAGAAGAAATCGGATATTATTCCTGCCTCTCTTAAAAAGGATGGCAGCTTTTATAAAAACTCATCTGTTCTATCATCTGATGATTTTCAAGCGCTGCGGTCGTTTACACGTAAGACAATACAAACAATAGGCGCGGATATTTCAGATGGTCGAATCGACATTGATCCATACAAAATGAAAGATCGTGTACCTTGTACTTTTTGTTCGTATCGATCATTCTGCCAATTTGATCAAGCGATGGAGGATAATGCATACAGACAAATTCCGGTTCAGGACGATGAAACGATTTTAAGACGAATGAGAGAGGAGGGTGAAGCCGATGGCGAATCTAATGAGTAA
- a CDS encoding protease complex subunit PrcB family protein: MRTFMVILSILLIVLAGCGNNSANSSSNDSSGSGGEDMEEKLSFETVQMENAPNDIKTTVQQKWLEKSTFTVPSGDDLYIIITRGEMPTGGYSVAIDTIVKKGNQLVVSFYNTDPKKDDMVTQAITKPITIARIDLTNARVKFKEIQKSSPTKE; the protein is encoded by the coding sequence TTGCGTACATTCATGGTTATATTATCGATTTTACTGATTGTCCTTGCAGGCTGTGGGAACAATTCGGCGAATTCATCCTCAAACGATTCATCGGGAAGCGGAGGGGAAGACATGGAAGAAAAACTATCTTTTGAAACCGTTCAAATGGAGAATGCTCCAAATGATATAAAGACTACCGTTCAGCAAAAGTGGCTTGAGAAATCAACATTCACTGTGCCTTCAGGGGATGATCTCTATATTATTATTACAAGGGGCGAAATGCCTACAGGTGGTTATTCGGTTGCGATCGATACCATTGTCAAAAAAGGAAATCAATTGGTCGTTTCCTTCTATAATACAGACCCTAAGAAAGATGATATGGTTACCCAGGCTATTACAAAGCCAATTACCATTGCGCGCATTGATCTGACGAATGCTAGAGTGAAATTTAAAGAAATTCAGAAGAGCTCTCCTACAAAGGAATAA